The proteins below come from a single Actinomycetota bacterium genomic window:
- the rpsA gene encoding 30S ribosomal protein S1, whose product MSTTDDLTSIDLEIDIDPDAPVFVLEGPEYIEIDGKQVPNYDITIPEFGEGDVVSGRVVRIDKDEVLVDIGYKSEGVVPLNELSIRKSVNVSDEVQLGEMIDALVMQKEDQDGRLILSKKRARFEMAWKRIEAASTAGETVEGTVIEVVKGGLILDLGVRGFLPASLVDIRRVQDLDEFMGQKLECKVIELNRSRNNVVLSRRAVLEHERREVRQRILDELEPGKVVEGVISNIVDFGAFVDLDGIDGLIHISELSWSHVNHPSEVLNVGETVTVKVLDIDRDRQRISLGLKQTQADPWQSVIETYQINDIVPGTVTKVVTFGAFVEIHAGVEGLVHISELAEHHVENPREVVNQGDEREVRIIEIDPERRRLSLSLKQVTPAPGGEGEHDVVPAHDDAPPDGDAPAAAVVDEPAGDAPEGEHGA is encoded by the coding sequence ATGAGCACCACTGACGACTTGACCAGCATCGACCTGGAGATCGACATCGACCCCGACGCCCCCGTCTTCGTTCTCGAGGGCCCCGAGTACATCGAGATCGATGGCAAGCAGGTCCCCAACTACGACATCACGATCCCCGAGTTCGGCGAGGGCGACGTGGTGAGCGGACGCGTCGTCCGCATCGACAAGGACGAGGTGCTCGTCGACATCGGCTACAAGAGCGAGGGAGTGGTACCGCTCAACGAGCTGAGCATCCGCAAGTCGGTCAACGTGTCCGACGAGGTGCAGCTGGGCGAGATGATCGACGCCCTGGTGATGCAGAAGGAGGACCAGGACGGCCGGCTGATCCTCTCCAAGAAGCGCGCCCGCTTCGAGATGGCATGGAAGCGCATCGAGGCGGCATCCACCGCCGGCGAGACCGTGGAGGGCACGGTCATCGAGGTGGTCAAGGGCGGCCTCATCCTCGACCTCGGCGTACGCGGGTTCCTGCCGGCGTCGCTGGTGGACATCCGCCGCGTGCAGGACCTCGACGAGTTCATGGGCCAGAAGCTCGAGTGCAAGGTGATCGAGCTCAACCGCAGCCGCAACAACGTGGTGCTGTCGCGTCGCGCCGTGCTCGAGCACGAACGCCGCGAGGTGCGCCAGCGCATCCTCGACGAGCTGGAGCCCGGCAAGGTGGTGGAGGGCGTCATCTCCAACATCGTCGACTTCGGCGCGTTCGTGGACCTCGATGGCATCGACGGCCTCATCCACATCTCGGAGCTCTCGTGGAGCCACGTCAACCACCCGTCCGAGGTGCTGAACGTGGGCGAGACGGTCACGGTGAAGGTGCTCGACATCGACCGCGACCGCCAGCGCATTTCCCTGGGCCTCAAGCAGACCCAGGCCGATCCCTGGCAGAGCGTCATCGAGACCTACCAGATCAACGACATCGTCCCGGGCACGGTCACCAAGGTCGTCACGTTCGGTGCCTTCGTGGAGATCCACGCGGGCGTGGAGGGCCTCGTGCACATCTCCGAGCTGGCGGAGCACCACGTGGAGAATCCGCGCGAGGTGGTCAACCAGGGCGACGAGCGCGAGGTGCGCATCATCGAGATCGACCCCGAGCGCCGTCGCCTGTCGCTGTCGCTCAAGCAAGTCACGCCGGCACCCGGCGGTGAGGGCGAGCACGACGTGGTCCCGGCCCACGATGATGCCCCTCCCGACGGCGACGCCCCGGCGGCCGCGGTGGTCGACGAGCCCGCGGGCGACGCTCCCGAGGGCGAGCACGGGGCCTGA
- the coaE gene encoding dephospho-CoA kinase has translation MMPLPTATPRRPRWSTSPRATLPRASTGPDPAAPGPLCLGLTGGIGSGKSEALRAFAARGAAVLSSDDVVHRLYEDPEVIGAVRARFGDAVFAPGGGVDRRALGDTAFAHEGGLAFLEELLHPRIGRAREAWVADQCAHVPAPPLLVCEVPLLFEADLADRFDAVVVVTASDDVRRRRVEDRGQDFAGRSSHQMPEADKVARAGMAFVNDGSIAELEAWVDAVMARYASGGG, from the coding sequence ATGATGCCCCTCCCGACGGCGACGCCCCGGCGGCCGCGGTGGTCGACGAGCCCGCGGGCGACGCTCCCGAGGGCGAGCACGGGGCCTGACCCGGCCGCGCCCGGGCCGCTCTGCCTCGGTCTCACCGGGGGGATCGGCTCGGGCAAGTCCGAGGCGCTCCGCGCGTTCGCCGCACGGGGCGCCGCGGTGCTGTCGTCCGATGACGTTGTGCATCGCCTCTACGAGGATCCCGAGGTGATCGGGGCCGTGCGCGCGCGCTTCGGCGACGCGGTGTTCGCGCCCGGCGGCGGGGTGGACCGGCGCGCTCTCGGGGACACCGCCTTCGCGCACGAGGGCGGTTTGGCATTCCTCGAGGAACTGCTGCATCCGCGCATCGGCCGGGCACGCGAGGCGTGGGTGGCCGATCAATGCGCACACGTGCCGGCGCCTCCCCTGCTCGTGTGCGAGGTGCCCCTGCTCTTCGAGGCTGACCTGGCCGATCGCTTCGATGCGGTCGTCGTGGTGACGGCATCCGACGATGTGCGCCGCCGCCGCGTGGAGGATCGCGGGCAGGACTTCGCGGGCCGCAGCAGCCACCAGATGCCCGAGGCCGACAAGGTGGCGCGCGCAGGCATGGCCTTCGTGAACGACGGGAGCATCGCCGAACTCGAGGCCTGGGTGGACGCGGTGATGGCCCGGTACGCGTCAGGCGGTGGGTGA
- a CDS encoding lytic transglycosylase domain-containing protein codes for MARRRRRRSGGRRILGLLLLVASLVALGLAVHQGKPSWYARWWYPLEHDRAINRDARLNGLDPALVAAVVWRESDYDPQAVSPKGAVGLMQLLPSTARFIESQDDSPPGNARDIRDPEVNISYGSWYLRHLIDLHDGSVPAALAAYNAGPENLRKWRADATSKGTELRVPEDVPFAETREYVTDVLDAWPLYRQAYGERLGPAS; via the coding sequence ATGGCGCGGCGTCGCAGGCGCAGGTCAGGTGGTCGGCGCATCCTGGGGCTGCTGCTGTTGGTCGCGTCGCTCGTCGCACTCGGCCTCGCCGTGCACCAGGGCAAGCCGTCCTGGTATGCGCGGTGGTGGTACCCGCTCGAGCACGACCGGGCGATCAACCGTGATGCCCGTCTGAACGGTCTCGACCCGGCCCTCGTGGCGGCCGTGGTGTGGCGTGAGAGCGACTACGACCCGCAGGCGGTGTCGCCCAAGGGCGCGGTGGGCCTGATGCAGTTGCTGCCGTCCACCGCCCGCTTCATCGAGTCGCAGGACGATTCGCCCCCGGGGAACGCCAGGGACATCAGGGATCCGGAGGTGAACATCAGCTACGGATCGTGGTACCTGCGCCACCTCATCGACCTGCACGACGGCTCGGTGCCGGCAGCTCTCGCGGCCTACAACGCGGGGCCCGAGAACCTGAGGAAGTGGCGCGCCGACGCGACCTCCAAGGGCACGGAGCTGCGTGTGCCAGAGGATGTCCCGTTCGCGGAGACCCGCGAGTACGTGACCGACGTGCTCGACGCATGGCCGTTGTACCGGCAAGCGTACGGCGAGCGCCTCGGCCCTGCGTCCTGA
- a CDS encoding RraA family protein, protein MGSSGAGDLTHGITSASLCDAMARLHGHRCHAVGLIPARAGQVTAGAAATVRFGPRRDDVPDHDLAAAAERAMADVPEGAVVVIAAPDAPGEAVAGGKKLAALEELGAAGVIAWGSIRDRAEAAAYRSGVWALGETPRASGDLLQVIEVGGLLTFGGITVAPGDWVYVDEAGLIAVPWDERAQVADAARSIEADDADAVRRIRRG, encoded by the coding sequence ATGGGGTCAAGCGGTGCGGGTGACCTGACGCATGGCATCACGAGCGCGTCGCTGTGCGACGCCATGGCACGGCTGCACGGCCATCGCTGCCATGCGGTGGGGCTCATTCCGGCTCGCGCGGGCCAGGTGACCGCAGGCGCCGCGGCTACCGTCCGGTTTGGTCCGCGCAGGGACGATGTTCCCGACCACGACCTCGCGGCGGCGGCGGAGCGGGCCATGGCGGACGTGCCCGAGGGGGCGGTAGTGGTGATCGCTGCACCCGATGCCCCGGGCGAGGCCGTCGCCGGGGGCAAGAAGCTCGCCGCCCTCGAGGAGCTCGGAGCAGCCGGGGTGATCGCGTGGGGGTCGATACGCGACCGCGCCGAGGCGGCGGCCTACCGCAGCGGGGTGTGGGCCCTTGGGGAGACCCCACGCGCGAGCGGGGACCTGCTGCAGGTAATCGAGGTGGGTGGCCTGCTCACATTCGGCGGCATCACCGTCGCGCCGGGAGACTGGGTGTACGTGGACGAGGCAGGCCTCATCGCGGTGCCGTGGGACGAGCGCGCGCAGGTGGCCGACGCGGCGCGGTCGATCGAGGCCGATGACGCCGACGCCGTCAGGCGCATCCGCCGGGGCTGA
- a CDS encoding phage integrase family protein: MALAVQKPPISAAEALAVLRSSSEQASTGRRNRALIRLPRRAGLRPGEALAPRPGDVDLDRRALTVGDRVAGLDDPVAAELGGWIDRRAESALTGDGPFTPALQGKPLSPAHVRELLPGLGSCAGLAGRVHAMGLRYACAAEMAGEGIPTEIIESQLGIRPQSSVARYLTIADDADVVAAMAARPIPRG, translated from the coding sequence ATGGCCCTCGCCGTCCAGAAGCCGCCCATCAGCGCCGCCGAGGCGCTCGCCGTGCTCCGCTCGTCGTCAGAGCAGGCGAGCACCGGTCGCCGCAACCGTGCCCTCATCAGGCTCCCCCGGCGCGCGGGCCTCAGGCCGGGCGAGGCGCTTGCCCCCAGGCCGGGCGACGTGGACCTCGACCGGCGCGCTCTCACGGTGGGGGACCGCGTGGCGGGCCTCGACGACCCGGTCGCCGCTGAGCTCGGTGGCTGGATTGACCGCCGTGCCGAGAGCGCGCTCACCGGCGACGGACCCTTCACCCCAGCGCTGCAGGGAAAGCCCCTGAGCCCGGCCCACGTGCGCGAGCTCCTCCCCGGCCTGGGATCCTGCGCCGGCCTCGCGGGCCGGGTGCACGCGATGGGACTCCGCTATGCCTGCGCGGCCGAGATGGCGGGCGAGGGCATCCCCACCGAGATCATCGAGTCGCAGCTGGGCATTCGCCCGCAGTCGTCGGTGGCCCGGTACCTCACCATCGCCGACGATGCCGACGTAGTGGCGGCCATGGCGGCACGGCCGATTCCCCGGGGCTGA